A single region of the Streptomyces caelestis genome encodes:
- a CDS encoding glycosyl hydrolase 53 family protein, translating to MSSKRLPRVVAGTTTLVTMVSATLLMVPAPAHATFGTADIKPIESNIAAKPWASATASNGSSNAGLAIDGDPTTSWQPGRAGARQWLTVDLGGTYDNLRKVKVMFPDRGVTYRYVVEASSDGRRWKTITDRSHNRAVSRGEVHLFTRPATRFVRLMFTGVPDRARAGVSELQVFNYLRNDLTLGADLSWMDDVQDQQYWVDPLAEDRGAGPHLLDVAKDRGMQHTRLRIFNEPRSESTGQPTPIPRQGPERSLVSAKSIKQRGMGLGIDFHYADSWADPSKQPKPRAWAGLEFADLSQAVYDFTADYLDRLIQQGTTPEKVAVGNEIINGFMYGSEAAHIGTTSPPYFVDQADIYQSKPGGGLLWKYWRSTDPVEQKLYDQAWDRFTTLAAAGIKAVRDASPTSKVEIHVIVDKDKLAKTMEFWHQFLTRVKAKGQNPDVLAISYYPEWHGTPEALDRNLNTMATTYPGYEIDIAETAYPASGGDGSPLPNSPFPRTIQGQADAVRRVFQAANDVVDNRGSGVLVWEPAGYQPMFRAVPGLANTWEPHASINVFNASRAKHILQDTVHTATVVGAAPKLPSSIHMLTTANNRITRVPVRWQPLPPGATDRPGEVTVTGMTDTGPVTAVIDVVPSAAHTT from the coding sequence ATGAGCAGCAAGCGTCTGCCCCGTGTCGTCGCGGGCACGACGACGTTGGTCACCATGGTGTCCGCGACGTTACTCATGGTGCCCGCACCGGCCCATGCGACCTTCGGAACCGCGGACATCAAGCCGATCGAAAGCAATATCGCTGCCAAGCCCTGGGCCTCGGCGACGGCCAGTAACGGCTCGTCGAACGCCGGGCTGGCCATCGACGGCGACCCGACGACGTCCTGGCAACCCGGTCGTGCCGGCGCCCGGCAGTGGCTCACCGTCGACCTCGGTGGAACCTACGACAACCTGCGCAAGGTCAAGGTGATGTTCCCCGACCGTGGCGTGACCTATCGGTACGTCGTCGAGGCTTCATCCGACGGTCGCCGGTGGAAGACCATCACCGACAGGTCCCACAACCGAGCCGTGTCACGAGGGGAAGTACACCTGTTCACCCGGCCGGCAACGCGCTTCGTCCGGCTGATGTTCACAGGCGTGCCGGACCGTGCCCGGGCTGGTGTCAGCGAGCTCCAGGTCTTCAACTACCTGCGCAACGACCTCACCCTCGGCGCCGATCTGTCCTGGATGGACGACGTCCAGGACCAGCAGTACTGGGTCGACCCCCTGGCCGAAGACCGCGGCGCCGGACCGCACCTGCTCGACGTGGCCAAGGATCGGGGCATGCAGCACACCCGGCTGCGGATCTTCAACGAGCCGCGCAGCGAGAGCACCGGTCAACCGACGCCGATACCGCGCCAGGGCCCGGAGCGTTCACTGGTCTCAGCGAAGTCGATCAAGCAGCGGGGCATGGGCCTGGGTATCGACTTCCACTACGCGGACTCATGGGCGGACCCGAGCAAGCAACCGAAACCACGTGCATGGGCCGGGTTGGAGTTCGCGGACCTGTCCCAGGCCGTGTACGACTTCACCGCCGACTATCTGGACCGGTTGATCCAGCAGGGCACCACGCCGGAGAAGGTGGCCGTCGGTAACGAGATCATCAACGGTTTCATGTACGGCAGCGAGGCGGCCCACATCGGCACGACGAGTCCGCCGTATTTCGTCGACCAGGCCGATATCTACCAGTCGAAGCCCGGCGGTGGCCTGCTGTGGAAGTACTGGCGGTCAACGGACCCGGTGGAGCAGAAGCTCTACGACCAGGCGTGGGACCGGTTCACCACCCTGGCCGCGGCCGGGATCAAGGCCGTCCGCGACGCGTCACCGACATCCAAGGTCGAGATACACGTCATCGTCGACAAGGACAAGCTCGCCAAAACCATGGAGTTCTGGCACCAGTTCCTCACCCGGGTGAAGGCGAAGGGTCAGAACCCTGATGTGCTGGCCATCTCGTACTACCCGGAGTGGCACGGTACGCCCGAGGCGCTGGATCGCAACCTGAACACCATGGCCACCACCTATCCCGGCTACGAGATCGACATCGCGGAAACCGCCTATCCCGCCTCGGGCGGCGACGGCTCGCCGTTGCCCAACTCACCGTTCCCGCGAACCATTCAGGGCCAGGCGGACGCTGTCCGGAGGGTGTTCCAGGCCGCCAACGACGTGGTCGACAACCGAGGTTCAGGTGTGCTGGTGTGGGAGCCGGCCGGCTACCAGCCGATGTTCCGGGCCGTGCCCGGACTGGCGAACACGTGGGAGCCGCACGCGTCCATCAACGTCTTCAACGCCAGCCGCGCCAAGCACATCCTCCAGGACACCGTCCACACCGCCACCGTGGTGGGAGCCGCCCCGAAGCTGCCTTCCTCCATCCACATGCTCACCACCGCCAACAACAGGATCACCCGTGTCCCCGTCCGCTGGCAGCCGTTGCCACCTGGCGCGACCGACAGGCCGGGTGAGGTGACAGTCACCGGGATGACCGACACAGGACCGGTCACGGCGGTCATCGACGTCGTTCCCAGCGCGGCGCACACGACTTGA
- a CDS encoding ABC transporter substrate-binding protein gives MAVSRRRLLALGAGAAAGGFGPTGCGSQRTLGDPDEITLWTWDRSVSDELVARAETKGIPGAEGFRLSRTNIGGHFNTKVRTALAGKSLVPDIIGINSDVATYFPNQDVFVDLNDFGAAELKSRYLDWKWNECVTPEGRMIAFPMDTGPTGLFYRTDLLKEAGITTDPKELAARAPDWDGFIALGKELRKSQERAVICPNIHHVWSIRLGQLAGKFMTQDGRYIGDRDELREAFELAYRIGRDGLSAGAPEGSTDLYGVVTSGRQPVGIGAVWWGLAFPESAAPKTEGKWRVTDPPGGAGNVGGSFLAITKYSKNPEAAYKFITWLQSPENQVKAFTEMSLFPSSPRSFTRPEMREPRPFYGGQRTIEVFGPSARQVRTVYKSPYDRVMDPVFAAELANVESGKNVDTAWRDAQDTIERELTREGAI, from the coding sequence ATGGCAGTGTCACGAAGGCGGCTTCTGGCGCTGGGCGCCGGAGCGGCCGCCGGAGGGTTCGGGCCGACCGGCTGCGGGTCGCAGCGCACCCTCGGCGACCCGGATGAGATCACGCTGTGGACCTGGGACCGGTCGGTGAGCGACGAGCTGGTCGCCCGGGCCGAGACGAAGGGCATTCCCGGGGCCGAGGGCTTCCGACTCAGCCGCACCAACATCGGCGGCCACTTCAACACCAAGGTGCGTACCGCGCTCGCCGGTAAGTCCCTGGTGCCGGACATCATCGGCATCAACTCCGACGTGGCCACCTACTTCCCCAACCAGGACGTGTTCGTCGACCTGAACGACTTCGGTGCGGCCGAGCTGAAGAGCCGGTACCTGGACTGGAAGTGGAACGAGTGCGTCACGCCCGAGGGCCGGATGATCGCGTTCCCCATGGACACCGGCCCCACCGGGCTGTTCTACCGCACCGACCTGCTCAAGGAAGCCGGGATCACCACCGACCCGAAGGAGCTCGCCGCCCGGGCCCCGGACTGGGACGGATTCATCGCCCTGGGCAAGGAGCTGCGGAAGTCCCAGGAGCGCGCGGTGATCTGCCCCAACATCCACCACGTCTGGAGCATCCGGCTCGGCCAGCTGGCCGGCAAGTTCATGACCCAGGACGGCCGGTACATCGGCGACCGGGACGAGCTGCGCGAGGCATTCGAACTGGCCTACCGGATCGGCAGGGACGGCCTGTCGGCCGGCGCCCCGGAGGGCTCCACCGACTTGTACGGCGTGGTCACCAGCGGCCGCCAGCCGGTCGGCATCGGCGCGGTGTGGTGGGGCCTCGCCTTCCCGGAGTCGGCCGCGCCGAAGACCGAGGGCAAGTGGCGGGTGACCGACCCGCCCGGCGGTGCCGGCAACGTCGGCGGCTCCTTCCTGGCGATCACCAAGTACTCCAAGAACCCCGAGGCGGCCTACAAGTTCATCACCTGGCTGCAGTCTCCGGAGAACCAGGTCAAGGCGTTCACGGAGATGTCGCTGTTCCCGTCCTCTCCGCGCTCCTTCACGAGGCCGGAGATGCGTGAGCCTCGGCCCTTCTACGGCGGGCAGCGCACCATCGAGGTGTTCGGCCCGTCGGCGCGGCAGGTCAGGACCGTCTACAAGAGCCCGTACGACCGGGTGATGGACCCCGTCTTCGCCGCCGAGCTCGCCAACGTGGAGTCCGGTAAGAACGTCGACACGGCATGGAGGGACGCCCAGGACACCATCGAGCGCGAGCTGACCCGCGAGGGGGCGATCTGA
- a CDS encoding RICIN domain-containing protein, with amino-acid sequence MTMQRRTFLSMSAAGATGVGLSLLGAGQAPAAAGPLDTAPTTPFAVGVRRYNWTRGSRPCTTYVYYPATGTPGGNPVTDAPVAGGVFPVYNFTHGYGSSPQNSLFIIRALASAGFVVPAPHFTHNFNDVNNGNTSKDVSQILTNTLALNASGPLAGHINTGIGVGVSGHSLGGMVTHGLLTSWPDRRIISANPQSCVDMGNPSSSVSAKVLFVHGDRDSTTQYSSARQAYKEIAWPKAFLTFVGGSHTSFWSDQRFPRTVVDWARWTMYGDTAARDRLPADAAGSNTRWESVLGDSPGGPGPYTLLAQHSGKAAEINGASTAAGARLVQRTTNSRPNQQFEFVEAGNGHVRVKALHSGLFLQPTGTATGADVVQQADTGATGQQWRVVDHGSGVISLVNRESGLAMDVWEYSTVDGARISQWTYTGNPNQRFTRRRV; translated from the coding sequence ATGACCATGCAACGACGGACATTCCTCAGCATGAGCGCGGCCGGAGCGACGGGCGTGGGCCTGTCCCTGCTCGGCGCAGGACAGGCACCGGCCGCCGCCGGGCCGCTGGACACGGCGCCGACCACGCCGTTCGCGGTCGGCGTGCGCCGGTACAACTGGACCCGCGGCAGCCGCCCGTGCACCACCTACGTCTACTACCCGGCCACCGGTACCCCCGGCGGCAACCCGGTGACGGACGCCCCGGTCGCAGGCGGTGTCTTCCCCGTCTACAACTTCACCCACGGCTACGGAAGCAGCCCGCAGAACTCCCTGTTCATCATCCGGGCCCTGGCCTCGGCGGGCTTCGTCGTCCCCGCCCCGCACTTCACCCACAACTTCAATGACGTCAACAACGGCAACACCTCCAAGGACGTCTCGCAGATCCTCACCAACACCCTCGCGCTCAACGCGAGCGGTCCGCTGGCCGGGCACATCAACACCGGCATCGGCGTCGGCGTCTCGGGCCACTCCCTGGGCGGCATGGTGACCCACGGTCTGCTGACCTCGTGGCCCGACCGCCGGATCATCTCCGCCAACCCCCAGTCCTGCGTGGACATGGGCAACCCGTCCAGTTCGGTCTCCGCCAAGGTCCTGTTCGTGCACGGCGACCGGGACTCGACCACGCAGTACTCCTCGGCCCGGCAGGCGTACAAGGAGATTGCCTGGCCCAAGGCGTTCCTCACCTTCGTCGGTGGCAGCCACACCAGCTTCTGGAGCGACCAGCGCTTCCCGAGGACCGTCGTCGACTGGGCCCGCTGGACCATGTACGGCGACACCGCCGCACGGGACCGTCTCCCGGCTGACGCGGCCGGGTCCAACACCAGGTGGGAATCCGTGCTGGGCGATTCGCCCGGCGGCCCGGGCCCCTACACCCTGCTGGCCCAGCACAGCGGCAAGGCCGCCGAGATCAACGGGGCCTCCACCGCCGCCGGCGCGCGGCTCGTCCAGCGGACCACCAATAGCCGCCCCAACCAGCAGTTCGAGTTCGTCGAGGCCGGCAACGGCCACGTCCGCGTCAAGGCACTGCACAGTGGCCTGTTCCTCCAACCCACGGGCACCGCGACCGGCGCGGACGTCGTCCAACAGGCCGACACCGGCGCCACCGGTCAGCAGTGGCGCGTGGTCGACCACGGCAGTGGCGTGATCAGCCTCGTCAACCGGGAGTCCGGCCTGGCGATGGATGTCTGGGAGTACTCGACCGTCGACGGCGCCCGCATCTCCCAGTGGACCTACACCGGCAACCCCAACCAGCGCTTCACCCGCCGCCGCGTCTGA
- a CDS encoding carbohydrate ABC transporter permease produces the protein MGLADAPRGKAVKPRGSAAKPPPDGSRPLPGWRRYWPMYTAVSPFFILFAVFGVFPVGFSVYLSFMSWDGIGETRSIGWDNYAYLVTDSDFWQSIGNTLIIWILSTVPMVFLALVIAYALHTAVRFKAFYRVAYFVPNITSIVAMTLVLGSVFSDSSGLLNSALRAINSGGVGWLSDPWAMKVSVAAITIWRWVGYNAIICLAGLQAISSDVFEAAKVDGANNRQTFFRITLPMLRPVILFVAVTSTIGGLQLFTEPQVLFPVDDNGNVGGPGGEATTIVLYLYQQAFVFNRFGYGAAVGWALFLLIAVFSVINWRLIGGRDEDAIGTGKRKGKSRAR, from the coding sequence ATGGGCCTCGCCGATGCGCCGCGCGGGAAGGCCGTCAAGCCGCGCGGGAGCGCCGCCAAGCCGCCGCCGGACGGGTCCAGACCGCTGCCCGGCTGGCGCCGCTACTGGCCGATGTACACGGCGGTGTCCCCCTTCTTCATCCTCTTCGCCGTCTTCGGCGTCTTCCCGGTCGGCTTCTCCGTCTACCTGTCGTTCATGTCGTGGGACGGCATCGGAGAGACGCGGTCGATCGGCTGGGACAACTACGCGTACCTGGTGACCGACTCCGACTTCTGGCAGTCGATCGGCAACACCCTGATCATCTGGATCCTGTCCACCGTCCCGATGGTCTTCCTGGCGCTGGTCATCGCCTACGCGCTGCACACCGCCGTGCGGTTCAAGGCGTTCTACCGGGTGGCCTACTTCGTCCCGAACATCACCTCGATCGTGGCGATGACCCTGGTGCTCGGCTCGGTCTTCAGCGACAGCTCCGGGCTGCTCAACAGCGCGCTGAGGGCGATCAACTCCGGCGGGGTCGGCTGGCTGTCCGACCCGTGGGCGATGAAGGTCTCCGTGGCGGCGATCACCATCTGGCGGTGGGTCGGCTACAACGCCATCATCTGCCTGGCCGGCCTGCAGGCCATCTCCAGCGACGTGTTCGAGGCGGCCAAGGTCGACGGCGCCAACAACCGCCAGACCTTCTTCCGGATCACCCTCCCCATGCTCCGCCCGGTGATCCTGTTCGTCGCCGTCACCTCCACCATCGGCGGCCTGCAACTGTTCACCGAGCCGCAGGTGCTGTTCCCGGTGGACGACAACGGGAACGTCGGCGGGCCCGGCGGCGAGGCCACCACCATCGTGCTCTACCTGTACCAGCAGGCGTTCGTCTTCAACCGGTTCGGCTACGGCGCGGCCGTCGGCTGGGCGCTGTTCCTCCTGATCGCGGTGTTCTCCGTCATCAACTGGCGGCTGATCGGCGGCCGCGACGAGGACGCGATCGGCACCGGCAAGCGGAAGGGGAAGTCACGTGCGCGCTGA
- a CDS encoding rhamnogalacturonan lyase family protein, whose amino-acid sequence MKQSIKVSLAGATAVLLSAAATTLGVDAGAATPTDGVAAAAARPMENLGRGVVAVRSGNTSVLVSWRLLGLDPDGIGFNVYRSTAGGQEVKLNSAVLTQGTNFTDSTADLTRSNSYRVRPVINGAEQPPSGAFTLTANHAVEPAVRVPLRAGGPVKFVWVGDLDGDGEYDFVLDRQTSPQTLEAYRRDGQLLWSVNMGPNSTNQNNIEGGSSTIDVGHNDGVTVYDFDSDGRAEVAVRIAGGVRFGNGTTFTHSDNNRQFIAILDGMTGAPRATAPVPTDYLADGPMYARFGVGYLDGSRPSLVAFMKNRRGNGAFNLMMGAWQFTGQSLTQQWKWLRGNQNTPDGHNTRAIDVDGDGTDEVAEIGFVLNGNGTLRYSLGPAGVIHGDRFHIAKMDPNRPGLQGYGVQQDNPSGLREYYYDATNGSIIWRHTASGTADVGRGMAGDIDPRFPGMEVWSFSGLYNAPANRLTEPNTSLRPWPQLGLWWDGDLTMELLNDGKFEKWDPNNPKPSNSLTRLLTTSNYGAVDASQDVQPTFYGDILGDWREEAVYTNASHNQLIIFTTDRPTSTRLYTLAHNPAYRNAMTFKGYMQSHHVDYFLGAGMTRPPRPNITYSGS is encoded by the coding sequence ATGAAACAGTCCATCAAGGTCTCGTTAGCCGGGGCCACAGCCGTACTCCTGTCCGCCGCGGCCACGACGCTCGGAGTCGACGCGGGTGCCGCGACGCCGACGGACGGCGTCGCGGCGGCGGCCGCCAGACCGATGGAGAACCTCGGCCGCGGTGTCGTGGCCGTGCGGTCGGGCAACACCAGTGTTCTCGTCTCCTGGCGGCTGCTGGGACTCGATCCGGACGGCATCGGGTTCAACGTCTACCGGTCCACTGCCGGAGGCCAGGAGGTCAAGCTCAACTCCGCGGTCCTGACCCAAGGCACCAACTTCACCGACTCGACCGCCGACTTGACCCGGTCGAACAGCTACCGGGTACGGCCCGTGATCAACGGCGCGGAGCAGCCACCGAGCGGCGCCTTCACCCTGACCGCCAACCACGCCGTCGAGCCGGCCGTTCGCGTACCGCTGCGCGCCGGTGGCCCGGTGAAGTTCGTCTGGGTCGGCGACCTCGACGGCGACGGTGAGTACGACTTCGTCCTGGATCGCCAGACATCGCCGCAGACACTCGAGGCCTACCGGCGCGACGGGCAGCTCCTCTGGTCGGTCAACATGGGCCCGAACAGCACCAACCAGAACAACATCGAAGGCGGATCGTCCACCATCGACGTCGGCCACAACGACGGCGTGACCGTCTACGACTTCGACAGCGACGGCCGCGCCGAGGTCGCCGTGCGGATCGCGGGCGGTGTCCGCTTCGGCAACGGCACCACCTTCACCCACAGCGACAACAACCGCCAGTTCATCGCGATCCTCGACGGCATGACCGGGGCGCCCCGCGCGACCGCTCCCGTGCCGACGGACTACCTGGCGGACGGCCCGATGTACGCCCGGTTCGGTGTGGGCTACCTCGACGGTTCCCGGCCCAGTCTGGTCGCCTTCATGAAGAACCGGAGGGGCAACGGGGCGTTCAACCTCATGATGGGCGCCTGGCAGTTCACCGGCCAGTCCCTGACCCAGCAGTGGAAGTGGCTGCGCGGCAACCAGAACACACCCGACGGGCACAACACCCGCGCCATCGACGTCGACGGCGACGGGACCGACGAGGTCGCCGAGATCGGGTTCGTGCTCAACGGCAACGGCACCCTGCGGTACTCCCTGGGCCCGGCGGGCGTCATCCACGGCGACCGCTTCCACATCGCCAAGATGGACCCCAACCGCCCGGGCTTGCAGGGCTATGGCGTCCAGCAGGACAACCCCAGCGGTCTGCGCGAGTACTACTACGACGCCACCAACGGCTCCATCATCTGGCGACACACCGCGTCCGGCACCGCCGACGTGGGACGCGGCATGGCCGGCGACATCGACCCACGGTTCCCCGGCATGGAGGTCTGGTCCTTCTCAGGCCTCTACAACGCACCCGCCAACCGCCTCACCGAACCGAACACCTCGCTGCGTCCCTGGCCGCAGCTGGGCCTGTGGTGGGACGGCGACCTCACGATGGAGCTGCTCAACGACGGCAAGTTCGAGAAGTGGGACCCGAACAACCCCAAGCCCAGCAACAGCCTGACACGGCTGCTCACCACCTCGAACTACGGAGCGGTCGACGCGAGCCAGGACGTCCAGCCCACCTTCTACGGCGACATACTCGGCGACTGGCGTGAGGAAGCCGTGTACACCAACGCGAGCCACAACCAGCTGATCATCTTCACCACCGATCGCCCGACGAGCACACGGCTGTACACGCTCGCGCACAACCCCGCCTACCGCAACGCCATGACGTTCAAGGGATACATGCAGTCCCACCACGTCGACTACTTCCTCGGCGCCGGCATGACCCGGCCACCGCGGCCGAACATCACCTACTCCGGGAGCTGA
- a CDS encoding PaaX family transcriptional regulator, with the protein MANLSHLEEIFSGDGTRPMRLPRWQDGGSPAGLAVTLVADYTFPARAWLPAAAIVALLGEFDVAAGAARTTISRLARRGVLEGSRQGRYSSYRLTREAAVDLWSGGGSIATFTTQPDSWDGWWTLVAFSVPEQDSTRRRALRTALRWRGFAPLYDAVWASPHPLTPKGRAELADLALGSVSVFRARQVDLETEANRNPVEAWDLPGIAAQYEIFIRRWSGLLPRISAGEVTGAAAVRARTEVMNTYRHFPVLDPLLPIDLLPADWPRPRAREVCVAVYDGLAHPAQEHVRSVAARSADGPHLGISAHTIAGMSAGIGHSDG; encoded by the coding sequence TTGGCGAACCTGTCTCACCTCGAGGAGATCTTCTCCGGCGACGGCACCAGGCCGATGCGGTTGCCGCGCTGGCAGGACGGCGGTTCACCAGCGGGTTTGGCGGTCACTTTGGTCGCTGACTACACGTTTCCGGCTCGGGCCTGGTTGCCGGCGGCGGCGATCGTGGCGTTGCTGGGGGAGTTCGACGTGGCCGCGGGTGCCGCCCGTACGACGATCAGCAGGCTGGCGCGTCGGGGGGTGCTGGAGGGCAGTCGGCAGGGGCGGTACAGCTCGTACCGGCTGACGCGGGAGGCCGCTGTCGATCTGTGGAGCGGCGGTGGCTCCATCGCGACGTTCACCACGCAGCCCGACTCATGGGACGGATGGTGGACCCTGGTCGCCTTCTCGGTGCCGGAGCAGGACAGCACGCGTCGGCGTGCGCTGCGCACGGCGCTGCGGTGGCGGGGGTTCGCTCCGCTGTACGACGCGGTCTGGGCGTCGCCGCACCCGCTCACCCCCAAGGGGCGTGCCGAGCTGGCCGACTTGGCGCTGGGGTCGGTGAGCGTGTTCCGCGCGCGGCAGGTGGATCTCGAGACGGAGGCCAACCGCAACCCGGTCGAGGCGTGGGACCTGCCCGGCATCGCCGCCCAGTACGAGATCTTCATCCGGCGGTGGAGCGGCCTGCTGCCCCGTATCAGCGCTGGTGAAGTCACCGGCGCGGCGGCGGTGCGAGCCCGTACCGAGGTGATGAACACCTACCGCCACTTCCCGGTGCTGGACCCCCTGCTGCCCATCGATCTGCTGCCGGCCGACTGGCCTCGGCCCCGGGCGAGGGAAGTGTGCGTCGCGGTGTACGACGGTCTGGCCCACCCGGCCCAGGAACACGTCCGATCGGTGGCGGCCCGGTCCGCGGACGGTCCGCACCTCGGCATCAGTGCCCACACGATCGCCGGCATGAGTGCTGGTATCGGTCACAGCGACGGCTGA
- a CDS encoding right-handed parallel beta-helix repeat-containing protein — protein MRTAKFATPVLLLSVVTASSIAMAPGSASASGAAAGNTYYVAPNGNDGAAGTQAAPWASIARAQAVAKAGDTVYFRGGTYAYTRANSTCSSQTARVDAITLDKSGSSGNPIRYSAQPGEKPVFDFSRMTDNCRIKGFNVTGSWIHLKGLEVKGVPQNNNRNAESWGIWVSGSNNVFEQINTHHMGTGLFVNGGGGNLVLNSDSHDNYDPRSSDGPGENADGFGSHYTPAGRAANVFRGCRAWWNADDGFDLISTYSPVTIENSWAWRNGYVPGTTTPSGNGAGFKSGGYGGDYEANAPKHTVRFSVAFLNKAAGFYANHHPVANDFFNNTGYGNNPNFNMRGVDSSGAAVGRGNLRNNIAYTGTPTSYMTGTNAAYNSWNLGVPLSDSQFRSVSTSGWDAPRQTDGSLPVLPHLRLAANSALIDKGTGVGLPFSGSAPDLGAFENDGR, from the coding sequence GTGAGAACCGCGAAGTTCGCCACCCCTGTCCTCCTGCTCTCGGTGGTCACGGCGAGCTCCATCGCCATGGCCCCCGGCTCGGCGTCCGCGAGCGGTGCGGCGGCCGGAAACACCTACTACGTCGCCCCGAACGGGAATGACGGCGCAGCGGGTACGCAGGCCGCTCCGTGGGCATCGATCGCCCGCGCACAGGCCGTCGCCAAGGCGGGTGACACGGTCTATTTCCGGGGCGGCACCTACGCCTACACCCGTGCGAACAGCACCTGTTCGAGCCAGACCGCCAGAGTCGACGCGATCACCCTGGACAAGAGCGGCAGCTCGGGCAACCCGATCCGGTACTCGGCCCAGCCGGGCGAGAAACCGGTCTTCGACTTCTCGCGGATGACGGACAACTGCCGCATCAAGGGCTTCAACGTCACCGGCAGCTGGATCCACCTCAAAGGACTGGAAGTCAAGGGCGTTCCCCAGAACAACAACCGGAACGCCGAGTCCTGGGGGATCTGGGTCTCCGGCAGCAACAACGTCTTCGAGCAGATCAACACCCACCACATGGGAACCGGCCTGTTCGTCAACGGCGGGGGCGGCAACCTCGTCCTCAACTCGGACTCGCATGACAACTACGACCCACGCAGCAGCGACGGTCCCGGCGAAAACGCCGACGGGTTCGGTTCGCACTACACGCCGGCCGGCCGCGCCGCGAACGTGTTCCGGGGCTGTCGCGCGTGGTGGAACGCCGATGACGGGTTCGACCTCATCTCCACCTACTCGCCCGTGACCATCGAGAACTCGTGGGCCTGGCGCAACGGGTACGTGCCGGGGACGACGACGCCCTCCGGCAACGGAGCCGGCTTCAAGTCGGGCGGCTACGGCGGCGACTACGAAGCCAACGCGCCCAAGCACACCGTCCGCTTCTCGGTGGCGTTCCTCAACAAGGCGGCCGGCTTCTACGCCAACCACCACCCGGTGGCCAACGACTTCTTCAACAACACCGGCTACGGAAACAACCCCAACTTCAACATGCGTGGCGTCGACTCGAGCGGCGCCGCCGTCGGCCGGGGCAACCTGCGCAACAACATCGCCTACACCGGAACGCCGACGTCGTACATGACCGGAACGAACGCGGCGTACAACTCCTGGAACCTCGGCGTCCCGCTGTCGGACTCCCAGTTCCGGAGTGTGTCGACGTCCGGCTGGGACGCGCCCCGTCAGACCGACGGGAGCCTGCCGGTGCTGCCCCACCTCCGTCTCGCGGCGAACAGCGCCCTGATCGACAAGGGCACCGGCGTGGGACTGCCCTTCAGTGGAAGCGCGCCGGACCTCGGCGCCTTTGAGAACGATGGAAGGTGA
- a CDS encoding carbohydrate ABC transporter permease, which translates to MRAETAARSRTIVGHAVLLLGVLITIFPFYWMFVMASNTTGDIFAYPPELVPGPHLWENMNKVFDGIDFWGSMGITVVAATSVTFLVLLFDSLAAFAFAKYDFPGRRVLFWIVLATFMIPMQLALVPQFVTLAWLGWVGSLKALIIPGAANAFGIFWMRQYAQGAIADELIQASRVDGAGFFRQWWTVGLPVLRPGLAFLGIFTFFHIWNDYLWPLIVMTDPGKVTLQVAVQQLNGVYTTDQSMVIAGALMSVIPLIGVFLIGSRHFIANLAAGAMKF; encoded by the coding sequence GTGCGCGCTGAGACGGCCGCCAGGTCGCGGACGATCGTGGGCCACGCCGTGCTCCTGCTGGGCGTGCTGATCACGATCTTCCCGTTCTACTGGATGTTCGTGATGGCCTCGAACACCACCGGGGACATCTTCGCCTACCCGCCCGAGCTGGTCCCCGGCCCCCACCTGTGGGAGAACATGAACAAGGTGTTCGACGGGATCGACTTCTGGGGGTCGATGGGCATCACCGTCGTGGCCGCCACATCCGTGACGTTCCTGGTGCTGCTCTTCGACTCGCTGGCCGCCTTCGCCTTCGCCAAGTACGACTTCCCCGGGCGGAGGGTGCTGTTCTGGATCGTGCTGGCCACCTTCATGATCCCGATGCAGCTGGCGCTGGTGCCGCAGTTCGTCACCCTGGCCTGGCTCGGCTGGGTCGGTTCGCTCAAGGCACTGATCATCCCCGGTGCGGCCAACGCGTTCGGGATCTTCTGGATGCGGCAGTACGCGCAGGGGGCGATCGCCGACGAGCTGATCCAGGCGTCGAGGGTCGACGGTGCCGGGTTCTTCCGCCAGTGGTGGACGGTGGGGCTGCCGGTGCTCCGCCCGGGGCTGGCGTTCCTGGGGATCTTCACCTTCTTCCACATCTGGAACGACTACCTGTGGCCCCTGATCGTGATGACCGACCCGGGCAAGGTGACGCTCCAGGTGGCCGTGCAGCAGCTGAACGGCGTCTACACCACCGACCAGTCGATGGTCATCGCCGGAGCGCTCATGTCGGTGATCCCGCTGATCGGGGTCTTCCTGATCGGCTCGCGCCACTTCATCGCCAACCTGGCCGCCGGCGCCATGAAGTTCTGA